In Mycoplasma feriruminatoris, the sequence ACGTTCATTAGTTCCATTTGGTCTACACCACGTATTCTATGCTCCATTATGATGAACTAGTGCTGGAGGTTCAATTGCTGAAGGATTTACTAACCTAAAAAATCAATCAGAACAAGTTCAAAGTGCATTCATTACTTCATACAACGCATTGCACAACACACATCATACTAAACTAGATGAAATTATTGCAGTAGTTCAAAAAAACAAAGAATTATGGGGAGCTGTTGGAGATCAAATTATTTCTCAAAGAGTTATTGGTCACTTAAGCATACTAAACTTTACTGATGTTGAAAAATTAGGAATTAACTTAGGAAGATTCCAATCAGGTAAATTTGGATTTATGTTATTAGGTTTACCATCAGCTGCATTAGCTATGTGATTAGCTGCTCCAAAAGAAAATAGACAACAAGTATTTGGTATCTATTTCTCAGCTGCGTTTACTTGTTTCTTAACAGGTATTACAGAACCTATTGAATATACATTCTTATTTGTTGCTCCATGATTATTCTATGGTGTACATATGCCATTAGCTTCAATTGCATTCTGAATTACAGGAGCATTACAAACACATATTACTCAAACTGTTTCAGGTGGAATTATTGACTATATTGTATTTGGAATTATTCCATTTGCAAGTGGAGCAATGAGACCATTATCAGCATTTGGAGTATTACTAGTTGCTGTTGGATTAGCACCAGTTTACTTCTTTGCATTCTACTTCTTAATTAAGTTATTTAAAGTTAAAACACCTGGTCGTGATGGAAATGCTGCTGAAGCTAGATTATACACTAAAGCTGACTTTAAAGCATCTAAAGGATTAAATGTTGATGGTTCAAAAATGTCAACTACTGATGAAAAAGAACAAGCTAGATTAGCAAAAGCTGCAGCTATTATTGAATATCTAGGTGGTGAAGAAAACATTGTTGATGTTGATTCATGTGCTTCAAGATTAAGATTAACTGTTGTTGATGCTAAGAAAGCTAACATTGATGGAATTAAATCTTTAGGTGGAACTACAGGAGCTTTAGTTAAAGGAAATAACATTCAAATCGTTTATGGTGGAGAACAAGAAGCTATTAAACCAAGAATGCAAAAACTACTAGAACAACAAAGACACGATAAGATGATGGGTCATTCAGAAATGAAATCTGATGAAATGATGATGATGGAATCTAAACCAGAAGAAATGATGAAATCAGAAGAAATGAGTATGGCTTGCGAATCAAAAGAAAATTGTGGTTGTGAAGAATCTTGTGATAAAAAAGATTGCAAAATGAATGATGAAGCTTGTGGTTGTGAAGAAAGTTGCATGTGTGAAGATGAAAGCAAAATGTCTGAACAACCTATGAGTGAAATGAAAGTAGAAGAAATGATGGCTAAAGAAGATATGGCTATAGAAAATAAACCAGAAGAAATGATGGTTGAAAAACCAAAAGCTACTAGAGCAAAATCAACTAAAGCAAAATCAAGTACTTCAAAATCAACTAGTGCAAAATCAAAATCTACAAAATCAACTAAATCTACTAGTTCAAAAGCTAAAACAACTACTAAAGCTAAATCTACTAGTTCAAAAGCTAAATCTACAAAAACAACAAAATAATAATTTTTAATATTTAATAAAATACTCAATTTGTCTATATAGAATTGAGTATTTTTTTATTAGCAATTTTAGATTTTATTTTACAATTAAAAAGAGGTAAAAAATAATGGAATTTGTTAATATTGAAAACACAATTAACTC encodes:
- a CDS encoding PTS transporter subunit EIIC — protein: MLTQTNKSSFKDKVKAFGANIMPTLSKLSKAFLLPIALLPIAGVFLGVGAAIAANTAPQSALWFIGKVMGNMGDVCFGNLPVLFCISVALAYTKDSGVAAITAVVGFLVFNGVQAPLFIAPTVKESDKVFEYGLLWYKHVSNSLTGSNMGILSLNTGVLGGIFVGAIAAKCYNKFHQTQLPTAISFFSGTKLVPIITFVAVIPLSFIFMMAWPVIGLGLNKFGQVSGKLPYGTDSLIFEVVERSLVPFGLHHVFYAPLWWTSAGGSIAEGFTNLKNQSEQVQSAFITSYNALHNTHHTKLDEIIAVVQKNKELWGAVGDQIISQRVIGHLSILNFTDVEKLGINLGRFQSGKFGFMLLGLPSAALAMWLAAPKENRQQVFGIYFSAAFTCFLTGITEPIEYTFLFVAPWLFYGVHMPLASIAFWITGALQTHITQTVSGGIIDYIVFGIIPFASGAMRPLSAFGVLLVAVGLAPVYFFAFYFLIKLFKVKTPGRDGNAAEARLYTKADFKASKGLNVDGSKMSTTDEKEQARLAKAAAIIEYLGGEENIVDVDSCASRLRLTVVDAKKANIDGIKSLGGTTGALVKGNNIQIVYGGEQEAIKPRMQKLLEQQRHDKMMGHSEMKSDEMMMMESKPEEMMKSEEMSMACESKENCGCEESCDKKDCKMNDEACGCEESCMCEDESKMSEQPMSEMKVEEMMAKEDMAIENKPEEMMVEKPKATRAKSTKAKSSTSKSTSAKSKSTKSTKSTSSKAKTTTKAKSTSSKAKSTKTTK